The following coding sequences lie in one Verrucomicrobiia bacterium genomic window:
- a CDS encoding alpha-L-arabinofuranosidase, translating into MPMLTMHRSCLFILALTGFVGSVCAQTDQSVYGDSLGTGWQNWSWATVNLNNHSPVHAGANSISVTAAAYQALYLHHDALDSSAYSNLTFWIHGGPTGGQQLQVQALLNGVAQPAVALAPLPSNTWQHITLSLASLGVTNKPNMDGFWIQDTSGTNKPTFYVDDITMAALPPPSVVHISINATQVVRAVDSRIFGLNSAVWDGVFDTANTIGFLDNMNNQALRFPGGSLADDYHWASNTTDTNTWTWATSFDKFADVATSTCAQVFTTVNYGSGTPTEAASWVQYSNVTKHYGFKYWEIGNENYGSWETDTNALPNDPYTYATRFQAYFNQMKAADSTIKIGAVAVTGEDSFSNYTNHPAHNPRTGQVHNGWTPVLLATLKSLGVTPDFLIYHRYAQAPGAESDAGLLQSSSTWASDAADLRQQLSDYLGSSATNVELDCTENNSVYSNPGKQTTSLVNGLFLADSLGHALQTEFNAVLWWDARNGQETGNNNDPALYGWRQYGDYGITDFADPASPADRYPTFYVAKLLQYFARGGDQIVQATSDYPLLSVYAAKRTNNSVTLLVINKSSTNALNANLSISGYLPATNAVVYSYGIPQDEAARTGIGSADIAQASFTGAASKFSYSFPPYSVSVICLTNLPPPIIVGIVRNGNGSVILTWIAKSNCTYIVQDCGALSNSWQMIGSPTNAGPTNTTLSYTDISATFVTQRFYRVGLVTP; encoded by the coding sequence ATGCCCATGCTAACCATGCATCGATCCTGTCTTTTCATTCTGGCCCTGACGGGGTTCGTCGGATCTGTGTGCGCGCAGACGGACCAGTCGGTTTACGGGGATTCGTTGGGAACCGGCTGGCAGAACTGGAGTTGGGCGACGGTCAATCTCAATAACCACTCGCCTGTGCATGCGGGCGCGAACTCTATCAGCGTCACTGCTGCGGCGTACCAGGCGTTGTATTTGCACCACGATGCGCTCGATTCCAGCGCGTACAGCAACCTCACCTTTTGGATTCATGGCGGTCCAACCGGGGGACAGCAATTGCAGGTGCAGGCCCTGCTCAATGGCGTCGCCCAACCAGCCGTCGCGCTGGCGCCTCTTCCCTCCAACACGTGGCAACACATCACTCTCTCCCTCGCCTCCCTGGGCGTGACCAACAAGCCAAACATGGATGGCTTCTGGATTCAGGATACCAGTGGCACGAACAAGCCTACCTTCTATGTCGACGACATCACGATGGCCGCCCTGCCGCCGCCATCTGTCGTGCATATCAGCATCAACGCCACCCAGGTCGTCCGCGCTGTCGATTCACGGATATTCGGCCTCAATTCCGCCGTTTGGGATGGCGTCTTCGATACCGCCAACACCATTGGGTTCCTCGACAACATGAACAACCAGGCCTTGCGATTTCCGGGTGGCTCGCTGGCCGATGATTATCACTGGGCCTCCAACACCACCGACACCAACACATGGACGTGGGCCACGTCTTTTGACAAATTCGCCGATGTCGCCACCAGCACATGCGCCCAGGTGTTCACCACGGTCAATTATGGCTCCGGCACGCCGACCGAGGCGGCGAGTTGGGTCCAGTACTCCAATGTCACGAAGCATTACGGCTTCAAGTATTGGGAGATCGGCAATGAGAACTACGGTTCGTGGGAAACGGACACAAACGCGCTGCCCAATGACCCCTACACATACGCCACGCGATTCCAAGCGTACTTCAACCAGATGAAAGCGGCCGATTCTACCATCAAGATCGGCGCGGTCGCCGTGACCGGCGAAGATAGTTTTTCGAATTACACCAATCACCCCGCCCATAATCCTCGAACCGGCCAGGTTCACAATGGTTGGACGCCTGTGCTCTTGGCGACCCTGAAAAGCCTGGGCGTAACCCCGGATTTCCTGATCTATCATCGCTACGCGCAGGCACCGGGCGCGGAAAGCGATGCCGGCCTGTTGCAGTCCTCCAGCACCTGGGCCAGCGATGCTGCCGACCTCCGCCAGCAGCTCAGCGACTACCTCGGCTCTTCAGCAACCAACGTTGAACTCGACTGCACGGAGAATAATTCTGTCTACAGCAACCCCGGCAAACAAACCACCAGCCTCGTCAATGGTCTCTTCCTGGCGGACAGCCTTGGCCATGCGCTGCAAACGGAGTTCAATGCGGTCCTTTGGTGGGACGCGCGCAACGGCCAGGAAACCGGCAACAACAATGACCCCGCGTTGTACGGCTGGCGTCAGTATGGCGATTATGGGATCACCGACTTCGCCGATCCCGCGTCCCCCGCAGACCGTTACCCGACCTTTTATGTGGCCAAACTGTTGCAATACTTCGCCCGCGGTGGTGATCAGATCGTCCAGGCGACCAGCGATTATCCGCTCCTGTCCGTCTATGCCGCGAAGCGCACCAACAACTCGGTAACGCTGCTCGTCATCAACAAGAGTTCCACCAACGCTTTGAACGCCAATTTGTCGATCAGCGGCTACTTACCGGCCACCAATGCGGTGGTGTATTCTTACGGCATCCCCCAGGATGAGGCCGCGCGCACCGGCATCGGATCTGCCGACATCGCGCAGGCCAGCTTCACGGGCGCTGCCAGCAAGTTTTCCTACAGTTTCCCTCCTTACTCGGTCAGCGTGATTTGCCTGACGAATCTGCCGCCGCCGATTATCGTCGGTATCGTCCGAAACGGAAACGGCAGCGTCATACTCACCTGGATCGCCAAGTCCAACTGTACCTACATCGTGCAAGACTGCGGCGCTCTCTCCAACTCCTGGCAAATGATTGGCTCGCCCACAAACGCCGGGCCAACCAACACCACGCTTTCGTATACGGACATCTCCGCAACATTCGTGACCCAGCGCTTCTACCGCGTCGGCTTGGTGACTCCTTAA
- a CDS encoding Amuc_1099 family pilus-like system protein: MKTRILAVIALGIMLTFPARAATNSWTDGTGKWEFGSNWSGGAPSISDSADLITNAGNNTATIDSFTTNSPSTLTISNLTLNANTLHVYDAGTSAPLRVLNLLAMTANANLLISNSVVRVDTELQLGAFGSSNHVVVSGGGQFISPLTTIGGLPGFNDNILVTGPGSTWVNTNSSLSVRNSSGGYAVIVSNGAKAVLANVFLGNSATADSNIVLVADAGSTWSNTGTLNISGNSRGSQFIVSNGAFAVSANVNIGSPLGSNHTAVVTGTNSVWVCTGLLSVGNTGLGHQLVLANGGALFVTNAAGTALLKFDAATLVLANGTFKSDNLVLTNGSTLVTAANLTVGNVAGTTGAVSVVDNSTLVATNSTTTIGGGSNSTASLTSSSSTLNLAQLDAATGSNSTATVTFLANTTTFIQSNLTAGAGLGSVATILVNGGNHTVNGIIGVGNNGALTGGSGTAQMTIANTSVTARGVNLGSSLGGHGIMTIQPGAILHIVGGCAACGFSTNEGELNGGTIDSTNAPFWAGMTHAGEFIISNGVATFQNGFVGFDNLGSLTQAGGTLNVLSNLVVGTSVGATGVVTMTGGSVFVTNGVFAVGNGGSLLSTGGVGHVTLSNGVVESASVLIGDNFGSDANLTVAGTGTVRAHGGLRSNGIRTTVVNGGTLEVVLGPTPAFEDPILHDRIVIGYLADGKMIVSNGTARTPGLLVAASAGNTGTLELPGGITSVYSNMTVGFIGCASTGIVTVAGGSLYVTNGGTAVLEVRSGTFTLSAGTVVVDKLVITNACARLLHTGGTLVYSQLVLDPNQSAVGDGIPNGWKQQYGLDPFDPNLGSRDGDGDGMSNLQEYLAGTDPTNNASAFRITSVIKTSSDVRVTWTMGSNKTNALQFANGGNYTTNFTDLFTVTNAVGTSTNYLDLGGATNAPSRYYRVRLIP, translated from the coding sequence ATGAAAACCAGAATCCTCGCCGTGATCGCACTCGGCATCATGTTGACCTTCCCCGCTCGCGCCGCCACGAACAGTTGGACGGACGGTACCGGCAAATGGGAGTTCGGCAGCAACTGGTCTGGCGGTGCGCCTTCCATCAGCGACAGCGCCGACCTCATCACGAACGCCGGCAACAACACCGCAACCATCGACTCCTTCACCACCAACTCCCCGTCCACGCTGACCATCAGCAATCTCACGCTCAACGCCAACACCCTGCATGTCTACGATGCCGGCACGTCCGCGCCGTTACGCGTCCTCAACCTTCTGGCGATGACCGCCAACGCCAACCTGCTCATCAGCAATTCCGTCGTGCGCGTGGACACCGAGCTGCAACTCGGCGCCTTCGGCTCCAGCAACCACGTCGTCGTCTCCGGCGGCGGCCAATTCATCAGCCCGCTGACGACCATCGGGGGCTTGCCGGGCTTCAACGACAACATTCTGGTTACCGGCCCCGGCTCCACCTGGGTCAACACGAACAGCAGTCTCAGCGTCCGCAACAGCTCCGGCGGGTATGCCGTCATCGTTTCCAATGGCGCCAAGGCCGTCCTCGCCAACGTCTTCCTCGGCAACAGCGCCACCGCCGACAGCAACATCGTCCTCGTCGCCGATGCCGGCTCGACCTGGAGCAACACCGGTACGCTCAACATTAGCGGCAACAGCCGCGGCAGCCAGTTCATCGTCAGCAACGGCGCCTTCGCAGTCAGCGCCAATGTCAACATCGGCAGCCCCCTCGGCAGCAATCACACCGCCGTCGTCACCGGCACCAATTCCGTTTGGGTCTGCACCGGCCTGCTCTCTGTCGGCAATACCGGCCTTGGCCATCAACTCGTGCTCGCCAACGGCGGCGCGCTCTTCGTCACCAACGCCGCCGGCACGGCGCTGCTCAAGTTCGACGCCGCCACGCTCGTCCTCGCCAACGGCACGTTCAAGAGCGACAACCTCGTCCTCACCAACGGCTCCACCCTCGTTACGGCGGCCAATCTCACCGTCGGCAATGTCGCGGGCACCACCGGAGCCGTCTCGGTCGTGGACAACAGCACGCTCGTCGCCACCAACAGCACCACCACCATCGGCGGCGGCAGCAACAGCACCGCCAGCTTGACCTCTTCCAGCAGCACACTCAACCTCGCGCAACTGGACGCGGCGACCGGCTCCAACTCCACCGCGACGGTGACATTTCTCGCAAACACCACCACGTTTATCCAGAGCAACCTGACGGCCGGGGCCGGCCTCGGGTCCGTCGCCACCATCTTGGTGAACGGCGGCAACCACACCGTCAACGGCATCATCGGCGTCGGAAATAACGGCGCGCTGACCGGCGGCAGCGGCACCGCGCAAATGACGATTGCGAATACCTCGGTCACCGCGCGGGGCGTCAACCTCGGCAGCAGCCTTGGCGGACACGGCATTATGACGATCCAGCCCGGCGCGATCCTGCACATCGTCGGCGGCTGCGCGGCGTGCGGGTTTTCTACAAACGAAGGTGAGTTGAACGGTGGGACGATTGACTCGACCAATGCCCCGTTCTGGGCCGGGATGACGCATGCCGGCGAGTTCATTATCTCCAACGGCGTGGCCACGTTCCAAAACGGCTTCGTCGGGTTCGATAATCTCGGCTCGTTGACACAGGCCGGGGGCACGTTGAACGTATTGAGTAATCTGGTCGTCGGCACCTCGGTGGGTGCGACCGGTGTCGTGACGATGACCGGCGGGTCGGTCTTCGTGACCAATGGCGTGTTCGCGGTGGGCAACGGCGGGTCGCTCCTGAGCACCGGTGGCGTCGGGCACGTCACACTGTCCAACGGCGTGGTAGAGTCAGCCAGCGTCTTGATCGGCGACAACTTCGGCAGCGACGCCAATCTGACCGTGGCCGGCACCGGCACGGTCCGCGCCCACGGCGGCCTGCGGTCCAACGGGATCCGAACCACGGTGGTCAACGGCGGCACGCTGGAAGTTGTCCTCGGCCCAACGCCCGCGTTCGAGGATCCGATCTTGCACGACCGGATCGTTATTGGTTACCTGGCCGACGGCAAAATGATCGTGTCCAATGGCACAGCACGCACGCCCGGGCTGTTGGTGGCCGCCAGCGCCGGTAACACCGGCACGCTGGAGCTGCCCGGCGGGATCACGAGCGTGTACTCGAACATGACCGTCGGTTTTATTGGGTGCGCGTCGACGGGTATCGTGACTGTGGCCGGCGGCAGTTTGTACGTAACCAACGGCGGCACGGCGGTGCTGGAAGTGCGCAGCGGGACGTTCACCCTCAGCGCGGGCACGGTGGTTGTGGACAAGCTGGTCATCACCAACGCGTGCGCGCGCCTGTTACACACCGGCGGCACGTTGGTGTACAGCCAACTCGTGCTCGACCCGAACCAAAGCGCTGTGGGAGACGGAATTCCGAACGGCTGGAAACAGCAATATGGCCTTGATCCGTTTGACCCCAATCTTGGCAGCCGCGATGGCGATGGCGATGGGATGAGCAACCTGCAGGAGTACCTGGCTGGCACCGACCCAACCAACAACGCGTCGGCATTTCGCATTACCAGTGTCATAAAGACTAGCAGCGATGTCCGCGTGACCTGGACGATGGGCAGCAATAAGACCAACGCACTGCAATTCGCCAACGGGGGGAATTACACGACGAACTTTACCGACCTGTTCACCGTAACCAATGCCGTCGGCACCAGCACCAACTACCTCGATCTCGGCGGCGCAACGAACGCACCTTCCCGCTACTACCGCGTGCGTCTGATACCCTAG
- the ybeY gene encoding rRNA maturation RNase YbeY: MIPDISRVRVAVSDRQRRLRVNTRRLAEIARRTLELVDDSGSQLSVVLVNDATIAKLNAQYHAASGPTDVLSFDYGEGQGELIISVECAVRQARRFRVAPGRELALYVIHGILHLHGYDDQTALDRQRMRATERRLMSQLGAEGKLKGLISKRTAKP; the protein is encoded by the coding sequence ATGATCCCCGACATCAGCCGGGTGCGCGTCGCCGTGAGCGACCGACAACGTCGACTGAGGGTCAATACCCGCCGGCTGGCCGAAATCGCCCGGCGTACGCTCGAACTCGTCGATGATTCCGGTTCGCAACTCAGTGTTGTGCTGGTGAACGACGCCACGATTGCGAAGCTCAACGCGCAGTACCACGCCGCATCCGGCCCAACCGACGTGCTGAGTTTCGATTACGGAGAAGGGCAGGGCGAGCTGATCATCTCGGTCGAGTGCGCCGTCCGTCAGGCCAGGCGCTTCCGCGTGGCACCCGGGCGTGAGCTGGCACTCTATGTTATCCACGGCATCCTGCATCTTCATGGTTACGATGATCAGACTGCACTCGACCGTCAGCGCATGCGCGCCACGGAGAGACGACTCATGTCGCAGTTGGGCGCAGAGGGTAAACTGAAAGGCCTGATTTCAAAACGAACGGCGAAGCCATAG
- a CDS encoding PKD domain-containing protein, with translation MASLIACCFPVITSAQTRTIRIVAYNIEDDINGATTPLPGLITPSSGGSVTNGGVLEGIGEENLGADPAQPIDILGLEETTSNPITVQPIVDGLNIFYSTRGIPAGYAMSTVQGTEVGGVLTNGNGPNALVYNTNTVQLIASVGVGTPHGSSNGEYRQVMRYEFAPAGVVATTNNVFYMYVSHYKSGSDPSDATARNGEAQIIRADSATLPSNARILYTGDFNTGLSSEAMYQTLIAPGVNRGIDVLNPSGSTTNNWAATTTNKGILAAMSESATHLQFRDDYQMMTSNVFFGVAGGLAYVPGTYHIFANNGTIPYNGTVNSLANTALSSDLNTNVTGLTRSQIYQDLTTASDHLPVVADYTIPIPASAPVASFNGSPTNGVAPLAVTFTDTSSGTITNWFWDFGDGGTTNLATNSVLYTYNTGGVYTVTEVVSGPGGSGTNTQMNYITVLTPFQAWQVQYFGSTTNPAAAANADPDGDGQNNLAEFLAGTNPTNSASGLRITSVAAQGGDVLVSWTTAGGFTNVVQATAGLVDGSYSTNFLDLSPLIIIPGSGDVTTNYLDSGGATNVPARYYRIRLVP, from the coding sequence ATGGCCTCCTTGATAGCCTGCTGCTTTCCGGTTATTACCTCCGCACAAACCCGGACAATCCGTATCGTTGCCTACAACATCGAAGACGACATCAATGGCGCCACCACTCCGCTGCCGGGCCTGATTACTCCCTCGAGTGGTGGAAGCGTGACCAATGGGGGCGTGCTCGAAGGCATTGGCGAGGAGAACCTCGGCGCCGACCCGGCCCAGCCGATCGATATTCTGGGATTGGAAGAGACGACCAGCAACCCGATCACCGTTCAGCCGATTGTGGACGGCTTGAATATTTTCTATTCCACCCGAGGCATTCCCGCCGGGTACGCGATGAGCACCGTTCAGGGGACGGAAGTCGGCGGCGTGCTCACCAATGGAAACGGCCCCAACGCCCTCGTCTATAACACCAACACGGTGCAACTGATCGCCTCGGTCGGGGTTGGGACACCGCACGGGTCGTCGAATGGGGAATATCGTCAGGTGATGCGGTACGAGTTTGCGCCCGCCGGTGTCGTCGCGACGACGAACAATGTATTTTACATGTATGTGAGCCACTACAAGTCGGGTTCGGATCCGAGCGACGCGACTGCCCGCAACGGCGAGGCCCAGATCATCCGTGCGGACTCGGCGACGCTGCCGAGTAATGCGCGGATTCTTTACACCGGTGATTTCAATACCGGTCTCAGCAGCGAAGCCATGTACCAGACACTGATCGCCCCAGGCGTGAATCGCGGTATCGATGTCCTGAACCCGTCTGGCTCGACCACCAACAATTGGGCCGCGACAACCACCAACAAGGGCATCCTGGCGGCGATGAGCGAATCGGCCACGCATCTTCAGTTCCGGGACGACTACCAGATGATGACGAGCAACGTTTTTTTTGGCGTGGCGGGGGGGCTGGCGTACGTTCCCGGAACGTACCACATATTTGCGAACAATGGCACAATCCCTTACAACGGCACCGTAAATTCCCTGGCCAATACCGCCTTGAGCAGCGACCTCAACACGAATGTGACAGGACTGACCCGGTCGCAAATCTATCAGGATCTCACCACCGCCAGCGATCATTTGCCCGTGGTGGCCGATTACACGATCCCAATTCCTGCGTCAGCACCGGTGGCCAGTTTCAACGGTAGCCCGACCAATGGCGTCGCTCCGCTCGCCGTCACTTTTACCGATACCTCCAGCGGCACTATCACCAATTGGTTCTGGGACTTTGGTGATGGCGGCACAACCAATCTGGCGACCAATAGCGTCCTCTATACCTACAACACCGGGGGCGTCTACACCGTGACGGAAGTCGTCAGCGGCCCCGGAGGATCGGGCACCAACACACAAATGAATTACATAACGGTGTTGACGCCATTTCAGGCCTGGCAGGTCCAGTACTTCGGGAGTACCACCAACCCCGCGGCGGCCGCGAATGCTGATCCGGACGGTGACGGCCAGAATAATCTGGCGGAGTTCCTGGCGGGCACCAACCCGACCAACAGCGCCTCGGGTTTGCGCATCACTTCGGTCGCGGCTCAGGGCGGCGACGTGTTAGTGAGTTGGACGACGGCGGGCGGGTTCACCAACGTTGTCCAGGCGACCGCTGGCTTGGTGGACGGTTCCTATTCGACAAACTTCCTTGACCTGAGCCCGTTGATCATCATCCCCGGAAGCGGCGACGTCACCACCAATTACCTCGACAGCGGTGGCGCGACCAATGTCCCCGCCCGTTACTACCGCATTCGTTTGGTCCCGTAG
- a CDS encoding PKD domain-containing protein: MRVLGCVFGAVLVVATVVGTSPSSYAILFKSTADPAYNTNAPGGALANSGWQYEGSWGSFLGTAVGPTFFLAAHHIGGATGDVFVLSGFTYHTTAFFDDPSSDLRLWQVAETFPSHAVLYANTNEIGKHCVLFGRGTQRGPAVIVSGVTNGWQWGATDGIERWGENDVATNINGGATLGDFLRVTFDRGAASNECDLSVGDSSGGLFIQNGGAWQLAGIHYAVDGPFSNAVNGTTFDAALLDRGGLYQSSGATFTFIPNTAQDNPSGFYSTRVSSHISWINGIISVNGNVSPVASFEATPTFGELPLIVTFTDTSTGTVTNRFWNFGDGATTNTMANILTHTYAGPGTNTVTLIVSGPVGVSTNTQADLIVVLKPPQLSVQPSSISYGFVAVGGSGSQQFHVINAGDEMLTGTAQVNGVSGPFAITGGSPFTVGGGQTGQVSVSFNPVTIGSFTGSVVFTSNGGASTNAVTGSGAVAPTAGFTGSLTNGAVTLLVNFTDASSGTVTSRVWAFGDGSASTLTSPSHAYTNAGTFSVSLTVFGPLGSNTLPRANYITVTNVFGAPVAAFVASPTNGAVPLLVNFTDTSTGMVTNHLWTFGDDNTSTLTSPSHSYTNAGIFSVSLTVVGPGGSNTLLQSNYITVTNVLVAPVAAFMASPTHGAVPLVVAFTDASTGPITNYFWNFGDGNTSTLTSPSHAYSTAGVYSVGLTVSGPGGSSATNRLNLITATNAVNTPPTVTIIRPANGMLYPPLTNLTITIVASATANDGGTINKIEFFVDGAKLGETASNPGTNLLVQPTLGTHTLVARATDTFGVKNLSGSATITVGAQNSPLGDWEVTISGADKGAQFLTFEDDFSASGYGIRLKTFGLDDVSGHWGLNAKGQVTGPFVEQTDGTTNWTGTLLGSVKSSKNISGAVPTTALGTFHWKGVPATAFPDLGGTWTGLVTVAKIATVVNYVITSNANDSAVFDIATSRDSGVVVGQLLVTSRNKVYAYVTFDGKQVRLSGVFSEARRSLTLRGTNETAEKVSVKVFQQ, encoded by the coding sequence GTGCGAGTCTTGGGTTGCGTATTCGGGGCGGTGTTGGTGGTGGCGACCGTTGTGGGAACGTCGCCGTCGTCATACGCGATCTTATTCAAATCCACTGCTGATCCCGCCTACAACACCAACGCGCCAGGCGGCGCGCTCGCCAACAGCGGCTGGCAGTACGAAGGATCCTGGGGCAGTTTTCTCGGGACCGCCGTCGGCCCAACCTTTTTCCTCGCGGCGCACCATATCGGAGGCGCGACCGGAGACGTATTCGTGCTTAGTGGATTCACCTACCACACGACCGCGTTTTTCGATGATCCGAGCAGCGACTTGCGCCTATGGCAGGTGGCGGAGACATTTCCGAGTCACGCGGTGCTTTACGCGAATACGAATGAAATTGGCAAACACTGCGTCCTGTTCGGCCGGGGCACGCAGCGCGGCCCGGCGGTCATCGTTAGCGGCGTGACCAACGGCTGGCAGTGGGGCGCCACTGATGGCATTGAGCGCTGGGGCGAGAATGATGTGGCGACCAATATCAACGGCGGCGCGACATTAGGGGATTTTCTGCGCGTAACATTCGACCGGGGCGCTGCTTCGAACGAATGCGATCTTTCTGTTGGGGATTCGAGCGGCGGCCTGTTCATTCAAAATGGCGGCGCGTGGCAGCTCGCGGGCATCCACTACGCCGTCGACGGCCCGTTCAGCAACGCGGTGAATGGCACGACGTTTGATGCGGCGTTGTTGGACCGTGGCGGATTATACCAGTCGAGCGGCGCCACCTTCACGTTTATCCCCAACACGGCGCAAGACAATCCAAGCGGGTTTTACAGCACGCGTGTCTCTTCGCACATCAGCTGGATCAACGGCATCATCAGCGTCAATGGCAACGTGTCACCCGTGGCCAGTTTTGAAGCGACACCAACCTTCGGGGAGTTGCCTTTGATCGTGACGTTCACCGACACCTCAACGGGGACGGTCACAAACCGGTTCTGGAATTTCGGTGATGGCGCAACCACCAACACGATGGCCAATATCCTGACGCACACGTATGCCGGGCCGGGCACCAACACTGTGACCTTGATCGTCAGCGGACCGGTCGGCGTCAGTACGAATACACAAGCCGACCTCATCGTTGTGCTCAAGCCGCCGCAGTTGTCGGTCCAGCCATCCAGTATCTCTTATGGTTTCGTCGCGGTTGGTGGATCCGGCAGCCAGCAATTCCATGTGATCAATGCGGGAGATGAAATGTTGACGGGCACCGCGCAGGTCAATGGCGTTAGCGGTCCGTTTGCCATCACCGGCGGCAGCCCGTTCACCGTCGGCGGTGGACAGACCGGGCAGGTGAGCGTGAGTTTCAATCCCGTGACGATCGGATCGTTTACTGGCTCGGTTGTCTTCACTAGTAACGGCGGCGCTTCGACCAATGCTGTGACCGGTTCGGGCGCTGTCGCACCGACTGCGGGCTTCACGGGGAGCCTGACCAATGGTGCGGTGACGTTATTGGTGAACTTCACGGATGCTTCCAGCGGCACCGTGACCAGCCGTGTGTGGGCTTTTGGCGACGGTAGCGCGAGCACCCTGACCAGCCCCAGCCATGCTTACACCAATGCGGGAACTTTCTCGGTCAGCTTGACAGTGTTTGGGCCGCTCGGGTCGAACACATTGCCGCGGGCGAACTATATTACTGTGACCAACGTATTCGGAGCACCCGTAGCCGCGTTTGTCGCTAGTCCGACGAATGGCGCCGTGCCGCTGCTGGTGAACTTCACGGACACGTCGACGGGCATGGTCACGAATCACTTGTGGACGTTCGGCGACGACAATACGAGCACCCTGACCAGTCCGAGCCACTCGTACACCAACGCGGGAATTTTCTCGGTGAGCTTGACGGTCGTGGGCCCCGGCGGGTCGAACACGCTGCTGCAGTCGAACTATATTACCGTGACCAACGTGCTTGTAGCACCCGTGGCGGCATTCATGGCCAGTCCTACCCATGGAGCCGTGCCGCTGGTGGTGGCCTTCACGGATGCCTCGACCGGCCCGATCACGAACTATTTCTGGAATTTCGGGGATGGCAATACGAGCACCCTGACCAGTCCAAGTCACGCCTACTCCACAGCTGGCGTTTATTCGGTGGGGCTTACAGTCTCTGGGCCCGGTGGGTCGAGTGCAACCAACCGGCTGAACTTGATTACCGCAACAAACGCAGTGAATACACCGCCGACAGTGACCATCATTCGGCCTGCCAACGGCATGTTGTACCCGCCGCTCACCAATCTGACGATTACCATTGTTGCCAGCGCCACGGCCAACGACGGCGGAACCATCAACAAGATCGAGTTCTTTGTCGACGGCGCGAAACTTGGGGAGACCGCGTCCAACCCGGGGACAAACTTACTTGTCCAACCGACGCTGGGCACGCATACGCTCGTGGCGCGCGCGACGGACACGTTCGGTGTGAAGAACCTCTCCGGCAGCGCGACGATCACTGTTGGCGCGCAGAACTCGCCGTTGGGAGATTGGGAGGTGACGATCAGTGGCGCCGACAAAGGGGCCCAGTTCCTGACGTTCGAGGATGATTTCAGTGCCAGCGGCTATGGGATTCGGCTCAAGACGTTTGGACTGGACGACGTGTCGGGCCACTGGGGGCTCAACGCGAAGGGACAGGTAACGGGACCGTTTGTCGAACAGACCGACGGCACGACGAATTGGACCGGCACCTTGTTGGGGTCGGTGAAGAGCTCCAAGAACATTAGTGGGGCGGTGCCGACCACAGCCTTGGGCACTTTCCACTGGAAGGGTGTGCCGGCCACGGCGTTCCCGGATCTCGGCGGCACGTGGACCGGGCTGGTGACGGTCGCCAAGATCGCGACGGTGGTCAATTATGTGATCACCAGCAATGCGAATGATTCCGCCGTGTTTGACATTGCGACGAGCAGGGATTCGGGCGTGGTGGTGGGACAGTTGTTGGTGACGTCCCGGAACAAGGTGTATGCG